Proteins encoded in a region of the Acidobacteriota bacterium genome:
- the pheT gene encoding phenylalanine--tRNA ligase subunit beta, whose amino-acid sequence MKVLISWLREFVDLKADDQALARDLTMAGISVESVEKVGNDTVFTMEITTNRPDAMNHYGVAREAAAIYDRELKPIVAKLPKAKGKADFRIEIEDKQGCARYTSRILRGVKIGPSPKRIAERLQRNDARPINSAADATNYNLIEMGHPTHAFDLDTLEGGKIIVRHARAGEKLKTLDGVERTLTTDDLVIADAKKPVALAGVMGGFDTMITNSTTNVLIEAAWFDPATVRAMSRRHGMHTDASHRFERGADWGATSLACARVAQLILGVNGGEGSGGELEGGEIDAVARKIKRPTLRLRGTEVERHLGQKIPAARIAGILKRLGFQLGGSGKPAWTVIVPTWRLDVEREIDLIEEIARIYGYNNFSNTLPGFSGSVVELPTAAKEEKTRRTLLALGYHEAMTYSFLSPADAKAFSGGQAIELANPLNEELSVMRTSLVPGMLEMLAHNLNRDVKDVRLFEAGHIFEALAGGVNEVPAICLGATGNAAPANVHEKPRAYSFFDLKGDLEALLSGFEHKALYFDAHATDYYHPDRAARAVMDGETVARFGQLHLPADVAAKRKLKQEVYVAEIFADRLYKRGLREPKYTPLSKFPAVERDFSFVMPDGVSFERIWAAVDALKLAALRSFEPAEIFRGGAVPAGKQSLLLRAVFQSDERTLRDDEVAGWAQRIVKALEALGGNLRS is encoded by the coding sequence GAACCACTACGGCGTCGCGCGCGAGGCGGCAGCCATCTACGACCGCGAGTTGAAACCCATCGTTGCGAAGCTGCCAAAGGCGAAAGGCAAAGCAGATTTCAGGATAGAGATTGAAGACAAGCAAGGCTGCGCGCGCTATACCTCGCGGATCCTCCGCGGGGTGAAGATCGGGCCATCGCCCAAGAGGATCGCTGAGCGGTTACAGAGAAACGACGCGCGCCCCATCAACTCCGCCGCCGACGCCACCAACTACAACCTGATCGAGATGGGACACCCCACCCACGCCTTCGATCTCGACACGCTCGAGGGCGGCAAGATCATCGTCCGGCACGCGCGCGCGGGCGAGAAGTTGAAGACGCTCGATGGCGTCGAACGCACGCTGACCACCGACGACCTCGTCATCGCCGACGCGAAGAAGCCCGTCGCGCTCGCCGGCGTGATGGGCGGCTTTGACACCATGATCACAAACTCGACGACGAACGTGCTCATCGAGGCGGCGTGGTTCGATCCGGCGACGGTGCGCGCGATGTCGCGCCGTCACGGCATGCACACCGACGCCTCGCACCGCTTCGAGCGCGGCGCCGACTGGGGCGCGACGTCATTGGCGTGCGCGCGCGTCGCGCAGCTGATCTTAGGTGTGAACGGCGGGGAAGGCTCGGGCGGCGAGCTCGAAGGCGGCGAGATTGACGCCGTCGCGCGCAAAATAAAACGTCCGACGCTGCGCCTGCGCGGGACCGAAGTCGAGCGCCACCTCGGCCAGAAGATCCCGGCGGCCCGCATCGCCGGCATCCTCAAGCGGCTCGGCTTCCAGCTCGGCGGCAGCGGCAAGCCCGCCTGGACGGTCATCGTCCCCACCTGGCGCCTCGACGTGGAGCGCGAGATCGACCTCATCGAAGAGATCGCGCGCATCTACGGCTACAACAATTTCTCGAATACGCTGCCCGGCTTCTCGGGCTCGGTCGTCGAGCTGCCCACCGCGGCGAAAGAAGAAAAGACGCGGCGCACGCTTCTCGCGCTCGGCTACCACGAGGCCATGACCTACTCGTTCCTATCACCCGCCGACGCGAAGGCGTTTTCCGGCGGGCAGGCCATCGAGTTGGCCAATCCGCTGAACGAGGAGCTTTCCGTGATGCGGACGTCGCTCGTTCCCGGCATGCTCGAGATGCTGGCGCACAACCTCAACCGCGACGTGAAAGACGTTCGCCTTTTCGAGGCCGGCCACATATTCGAAGCACTCGCCGGTGGCGTGAACGAAGTTCCCGCCATCTGCCTGGGCGCGACCGGCAACGCGGCGCCGGCGAACGTGCACGAGAAACCGCGCGCGTATTCGTTCTTCGACCTCAAAGGCGACCTTGAGGCGCTGCTCTCCGGCTTCGAGCACAAAGCTCTCTACTTCGACGCGCACGCGACGGACTACTACCATCCGGACCGCGCCGCGCGTGCGGTGATGGATGGCGAGACGGTCGCGCGCTTCGGCCAGCTCCATCTTCCTGCCGACGTCGCCGCGAAGCGCAAGTTGAAGCAAGAGGTCTACGTTGCGGAGATCTTCGCCGACCGCCTCTACAAGCGCGGCTTGCGCGAGCCCAAGTACACGCCGCTCTCGAAGTTCCCCGCGGTCGAGCGCGACTTCTCTTTCGTCATGCCCGACGGCGTAAGCTTCGAGCGCATCTGGGCCGCGGTGGACGCGCTGAAGCTCGCCGCGCTGCGCAGCTTCGAGCCTGCCGAGATCTTCCGTGGCGGCGCCGTGCCCGCGGGCAAGCAGTCACTGCTGTTGCGCGCGGTCTTCCAATCGGACGAGCGGACGCTGCGCGACGACGAGGTCGCGGGCTGGGCGCAGCGGATCGTGAAAGCGCTCGAAGCGCTGGGCGGAAATCTGCGCTCGTAA
- a CDS encoding rhodanese-like domain-containing protein, which produces MAFTPDEVRANRDYFAEKLKAEKQRSDVLKAVEGKAPFDFVLLDTRGGEAFAAGHIPGAWSAGLEDLERAAGLLPKDKAIVTYCWGHD; this is translated from the coding sequence ATGGCTTTTACTCCCGACGAGGTTCGCGCCAACCGCGACTACTTCGCAGAAAAACTCAAGGCGGAAAAGCAGCGCAGCGACGTGCTGAAGGCGGTGGAGGGCAAGGCTCCCTTCGACTTCGTTCTTCTGGACACGCGCGGCGGCGAGGCCTTCGCCGCCGGCCACATCCCGGGTGCGTGGAGCGCGGGGCTCGAAGACCTGGAGCGCGCCGCCGGTCTTCTGCCGAAGGACAAAGCGATCGTGACCTATTGCTGGGGACACGACTGA